In Pleurocapsa sp. PCC 7319, the following are encoded in one genomic region:
- the dusB gene encoding tRNA dihydrouridine synthase DusB, producing the protein MIFDSPPLSLSSALKTKLSTPLNIGAVVVNSRVLQSPLSGVTDLVFRRLVRRYAPQSMMYTEMVSAKEIHHLAELPAIMAIASDEDPISIQLFDCRPDFMVEAAQKAVVEGANTIDINMGCPVNKITKKGGGSSLLRQPQIAEAIVKTVVDAVDVPVTVKTRIGWDDGEINIVDFARRMEAQGAQMLTLHARTRAQGYNGTARWEWIAKVKQALSIPVIANGDIFSVESAAECLERTNADGVMCSRGTLGYPFLVGEIDHFLKTGARRPSPSTVEKLQCAKEHLLGLWEYKGQKGIYQSRKHLAWYCKGFPDAAEFRDRVSQIETVEQGAAILDEAIERSSPAKLIAKYSRTKLC; encoded by the coding sequence ATGATTTTTGATTCTCCACCCTTGAGTTTGTCTTCTGCACTTAAAACTAAGTTGAGTACACCACTTAATATAGGAGCAGTAGTAGTTAACAGCCGTGTTTTACAGTCTCCTCTATCTGGAGTTACTGATTTAGTATTTCGGCGATTAGTACGGCGATATGCCCCCCAATCGATGATGTATACCGAGATGGTGAGTGCCAAAGAAATTCACCATTTAGCAGAATTACCAGCAATTATGGCGATCGCGTCTGATGAAGATCCGATCAGTATTCAACTATTTGACTGTCGCCCAGACTTTATGGTAGAAGCAGCTCAAAAAGCTGTTGTCGAAGGAGCAAATACGATCGATATCAACATGGGTTGTCCGGTAAACAAAATTACTAAAAAGGGTGGTGGATCTTCTTTATTGCGCCAACCACAAATCGCCGAGGCAATCGTCAAAACTGTCGTCGATGCGGTAGATGTACCTGTGACAGTTAAGACTCGTATTGGTTGGGATGATGGAGAAATAAATATTGTTGATTTTGCCCGCAGGATGGAAGCTCAGGGAGCACAGATGCTAACTCTTCATGCCCGTACTCGCGCTCAGGGTTATAACGGTACTGCGAGATGGGAATGGATTGCTAAAGTAAAACAAGCTCTCTCAATACCTGTAATTGCCAATGGTGATATTTTTTCTGTCGAGTCTGCCGCTGAGTGTCTAGAGAGGACAAATGCTGATGGAGTAATGTGTTCCCGGGGAACTTTAGGCTATCCTTTTTTAGTAGGGGAAATCGATCATTTCTTGAAGACAGGTGCCAGAAGACCTTCACCTTCCACCGTTGAAAAGCTCCAGTGTGCTAAAGAACACTTATTAGGCTTATGGGAATATAAAGGGCAGAAAGGCATCTATCAATCCCGAAAACATTTAGCTTGGTATTGTAAAGGTTTTCCTGACGCAGCAGAGTTCAGAGATCGAGTATCCCAGATTGAAACTGTCGAACAAGGAGCTGCCATATTAGATGAGGCGATTGAGCGAAGCTCACCAGCGAAGCTGATCGCCAAATATAGCCGTACAAAGTTATGTTAG
- the lexA gene encoding transcriptional repressor LexA has translation MESLTPAQKELYDWLIEYIRSTQHAPSIRQMMKAMNLRSPAPVQSRLERLRSKGYIDWIDGKARTIRILHQPEKGLSIEGEIAAGGLVEPFNDEKNKLDLSDLFSQSDCYVLRVVGDSMIEDLINEGDYAIMRSLSSTAEVKNGDIVAARVSGHGTTLKRFYQEQEQVTLKPSNQNYESIKVEADNVEIQGILVGIWRSVASNN, from the coding sequence ATGGAAAGTTTAACTCCAGCCCAGAAAGAGCTGTATGATTGGCTGATCGAGTATATTCGCTCAACTCAACATGCACCATCAATTAGACAAATGATGAAAGCGATGAACCTGCGATCGCCTGCCCCTGTTCAAAGCCGCTTAGAAAGATTACGCAGTAAAGGCTATATCGATTGGATTGATGGCAAGGCGCGCACCATTAGAATATTACATCAACCTGAAAAAGGCTTGTCAATTGAAGGTGAAATTGCTGCGGGAGGATTGGTGGAACCATTTAACGACGAGAAGAATAAACTAGACTTATCCGATTTATTTTCTCAATCCGACTGCTATGTGCTTCGGGTAGTAGGAGATAGCATGATTGAGGATCTGATTAATGAAGGAGATTATGCCATCATGCGATCGCTTTCATCTACGGCAGAAGTAAAAAATGGTGATATTGTCGCTGCTAGAGTTTCTGGACACGGCACAACTTTAAAACGCTTCTATCAAGAACAGGAACAAGTTACTCTCAAGCCTTCAAATCAGAATTACGAATCGATTAAAGTAGAAGCTGATAACGTAGAAATTCAAGGCATCTTAGTTGGTATCTGGCGTTCTGTAGCATCAAACAACTGA
- the urtE gene encoding urea ABC transporter ATP-binding subunit UrtE, producing the protein MLRVSNLNVYYGESHILRNVDLSVPAGQMVCLIGRNGVGKTTLLKTIMGLLPPRTGNVFFADKSLTKLTPDRRAKLGIGYVPQGREIIPRVSVKDNLLLGLEARPQGRKGNESIPEEIFDLFPVLKTMLSRMGGDLSGGQQQQLAIARALMGKPRLLVLDEPTEGIQPSIILEIEAAVKGIIAATGISVLLVEQHLHFVRQADKYYAMQKGGIVASGNTEELSQEVIQQFLAV; encoded by the coding sequence ATGCTCAGGGTATCAAACCTGAACGTATATTATGGTGAAAGTCATATTTTACGTAATGTTGACCTTAGTGTACCTGCTGGGCAAATGGTATGTTTAATTGGGCGTAATGGTGTCGGTAAAACTACCTTGCTAAAAACGATTATGGGGCTGTTACCTCCACGCACAGGCAATGTATTTTTTGCCGATAAATCTTTAACTAAGTTAACACCAGATCGTCGAGCAAAGTTGGGTATTGGTTATGTACCCCAGGGTCGAGAAATTATTCCTCGGGTTTCGGTTAAAGATAATCTTCTCTTGGGTTTGGAAGCACGACCTCAAGGAAGAAAAGGGAATGAATCTATCCCTGAAGAAATATTTGACCTCTTTCCTGTGCTCAAAACTATGCTATCCCGCATGGGAGGAGATCTGAGTGGAGGACAACAACAACAGTTGGCGATCGCCCGTGCTTTGATGGGAAAACCCCGTCTCTTGGTTTTAGATGAACCCACCGAAGGCATTCAACCCTCAATCATTTTGGAAATCGAGGCGGCGGTTAAAGGGATCATTGCAGCCACAGGTATTTCTGTGTTATTAGTTGAACAACATCTACATTTTGTACGTCAGGCCGATAAATATTACGCGATGCAGAAAGGCGGTATTGTAGCATCTGGCAACACTGAGGAATTAAGCCAAGAAGTGATTCAACAATTTTTGGCAGTATAA
- a CDS encoding DUF5615 family PIN-like protein — protein MKFLADMGVSPLTVTKLKEEGYDAVHLSEVGLIRMPDSEILAKAKQESRIVLTFDLDFTDLLAASKDNLPNVIIFRLKTTLPNFVSSRLFTVISECAENFNNGAIIIVEDYRYRVRNLPLN, from the coding sequence ATGAAGTTTTTAGCCGATATGGGAGTTTCTCCTCTAACAGTTACAAAACTGAAGGAAGAAGGATATGATGCTGTTCATCTAAGCGAAGTAGGATTAATCCGAATGCCAGATAGCGAAATCTTGGCAAAAGCCAAACAAGAATCAAGAATTGTTCTGACTTTTGATTTAGACTTTACCGATCTTTTGGCAGCTAGTAAAGATAATTTACCCAATGTAATTATTTTTAGATTAAAAACTACTCTTCCCAATTTTGTTAGTTCAAGATTGTTCACTGTGATTTCTGAATGTGCTGAAAATTTCAATAATGGCGCAATTATCATTGTTGAAGATTATCGTTATCGGGTTCGTAATTTGCCATTGAATTAG
- a CDS encoding DUF433 domain-containing protein, protein MFDRITFNSQIMGGRACIRGMRITVSLVLSLVANGMNNQEIIEAYPYLEVEDIQACLNYAAFLASEEIHPFTEIPV, encoded by the coding sequence ATGTTTGATCGCATAACATTTAATTCACAAATCATGGGAGGAAGAGCTTGTATTAGGGGAATGCGCATTACCGTATCTTTAGTTTTAAGCTTAGTTGCCAATGGCATGAACAATCAAGAAATTATTGAAGCTTATCCTTATCTTGAAGTAGAAGATATCCAAGCTTGTTTAAACTATGCAGCATTTTTAGCTAGTGAAGAAATTCATCCTTTTACTGAAATTCCAGTATGA
- the urtD gene encoding urea ABC transporter ATP-binding protein UrtD: protein MSKILEIEDLTVSFDGFKALNNLNFSMDSGELRVIIGPNGAGKTTFLDVITGKVQPTKGRVLFKGQNLKKLPEYKIARMGIGRKFQTPRVYLNLTVRENLDLVCNQNKNVLPTLFGRSNSGEKRTVAGLLETIGLDTKANLLANLLSHGEKQRLEIGMLVAQSPDLLLVDEPAAGLTDEETENVGALLLSLAESHSIIAIEHDMEFVRQIANDKVTVLHQGALLCEGTMDKVQNDPRVIEVYLGETPE from the coding sequence ATGAGTAAGATCTTAGAGATTGAAGATTTAACGGTTAGCTTTGATGGTTTTAAGGCTCTAAACAACCTAAATTTTAGTATGGATTCGGGAGAGCTGAGAGTCATTATTGGTCCTAATGGTGCAGGAAAAACCACTTTTTTAGATGTAATTACTGGCAAAGTTCAGCCAACTAAGGGAAGAGTATTATTCAAAGGTCAAAATCTTAAAAAGTTACCCGAATATAAAATAGCCAGAATGGGAATTGGACGCAAATTTCAAACTCCTAGAGTTTATTTAAATTTGACTGTCAGAGAAAATTTAGATTTAGTTTGCAACCAAAATAAAAACGTTTTGCCCACCTTGTTTGGTCGTTCCAATTCAGGAGAAAAAAGAACAGTTGCGGGATTATTAGAAACTATTGGCTTAGATACAAAAGCTAACCTCTTGGCAAATTTACTATCTCATGGCGAAAAACAACGGTTAGAAATTGGGATGTTAGTAGCACAGTCACCAGACTTACTATTAGTAGACGAACCAGCAGCAGGACTAACAGACGAAGAAACGGAAAACGTCGGGGCATTATTACTTTCTCTGGCTGAAAGTCATTCTATTATCGCGATCGAGCATGATATGGAATTTGTCCGCCAAATTGCCAACGACAAAGTAACTGTCTTACATCAGGGAGCTTTACTTTGTGAAGGAACTATGGACAAAGTACAAAACGATCCTAGAGTAATTGAAGTCTATCTCGGAGAAACACCAGAATAA
- the urtC gene encoding urea ABC transporter permease subunit UrtC → MSLELETGIQRKQNQRRKKLIELSIIVASIVILAIILPSILPAFRLRLIGRFLSLAIVALGIDLIWGYTGLLSLGHGIFFALGGYALAMHLKLQIPKGQIPDFFTLYGVKELPWVWQPFYSFPITILALIVIPGMVAGLIGYLVFRNRIKGVYFSILTQAALLVFYNFFNGQQKIINGTNGLKTDSEKIFDLVVSSANVQRSFYIITVILLVLIYLLCRWLTSGRFGRLLKAIRDDETRVRFSGYNPTGYKVLVFAISGAIAGIAGALYTVQTGIITPSIMQVAFSIEMVIWVAVGGRGTLIGAIIGTMLVRLAQTFLSESFPEIWLFFQGALFLIVVTVLPDGIVGWWQDYGWGKLRSLLGLSQPLVTYPSLAENPEVQHERDQISGQ, encoded by the coding sequence ATGAGTTTGGAACTTGAAACGGGAATTCAAAGGAAGCAAAATCAGCGTAGGAAGAAGTTAATTGAACTCAGTATTATTGTTGCTTCGATAGTTATTCTGGCGATTATTTTACCTAGTATTTTGCCTGCTTTCAGATTGCGTCTAATTGGTCGATTTTTATCCTTGGCAATAGTAGCTTTGGGTATCGATCTCATTTGGGGATATACAGGTTTATTAAGCTTGGGTCACGGCATCTTTTTTGCTTTGGGAGGCTATGCTCTGGCAATGCACTTAAAATTACAAATCCCAAAAGGACAGATCCCAGACTTTTTTACTTTGTATGGTGTAAAAGAATTACCTTGGGTATGGCAACCTTTTTACTCTTTTCCCATTACGATCTTAGCTTTAATTGTTATTCCTGGAATGGTAGCTGGATTAATTGGCTATCTAGTATTTCGTAACCGTATTAAAGGGGTTTATTTTTCCATTTTAACTCAAGCGGCGCTACTGGTTTTTTATAACTTTTTTAACGGTCAGCAAAAAATTATTAATGGTACTAACGGTTTGAAAACCGATAGTGAAAAAATCTTTGATTTGGTAGTCAGTTCGGCAAATGTACAACGTAGTTTTTATATAATTACTGTTATATTGCTAGTCCTAATTTATCTTTTATGCCGTTGGCTTACTAGTGGACGTTTTGGTAGATTACTCAAAGCAATTCGAGATGACGAAACTAGAGTCAGATTTTCTGGTTATAACCCGACGGGATATAAGGTTTTGGTGTTTGCCATTTCAGGAGCGATCGCAGGAATAGCAGGAGCCTTATACACTGTCCAAACGGGCATTATTACTCCCAGCATTATGCAAGTAGCCTTTTCAATTGAGATGGTAATTTGGGTGGCTGTAGGTGGTAGAGGGACTTTAATTGGTGCAATTATTGGCACGATGTTAGTTAGATTAGCTCAAACATTTTTAAGCGAAAGTTTTCCTGAAATTTGGTTATTCTTCCAGGGGGCATTATTCCTAATTGTGGTGACAGTATTACCTGACGGTATTGTTGGCTGGTGGCAAGATTATGGCTGGGGTAAATTGCGATCGCTCTTGGGACTTAGCCAGCCCTTAGTTACTTATCCTAGCTTGGCAGAAAATCCCGAAGTACAGCATGAAAGAGATCAAATATCGGGACAATAA
- a CDS encoding branched-chain amino acid ABC transporter permease: MSTLIEGLFNGLSIGSVLLIAALGLAIVFGLMGVINLAHGELMMLGAYATFVVQNIFKPLGEPWFSLYIIVAIPVAFIVSAIMGLILERGAIRFLYGRPLETLLATWGVSLILRQFVRSVNWLLFMSIGVFCLLFFGGMKLVKRRADWSRIKNGAIALLLVLSVGIAIAFYSLLGKNSALTKAWFSARNVDVTAPAWLRGGTDALGFQMPYVRLFIIGLTIICLIGVYWFLQRSTWGLKIRAVTQNRTMSSCLGIPTDKVDALTFALGSGLAGVAGCAVSLLGSVGPNTGQNYIVDTFMVVVVGGVGNLLGTILAAMGIGIINYLVGSGTLALFLTSIKASQSLIDFFLFFATSSMAKVMVFALIITFLQIKPAGLFPQKGRTAEL; the protein is encoded by the coding sequence GTGTCTACATTAATAGAAGGTTTATTTAACGGTCTTAGTATCGGTTCGGTATTATTAATTGCAGCTTTAGGGTTAGCCATTGTCTTTGGATTAATGGGAGTAATTAATTTAGCTCATGGCGAATTGATGATGCTAGGTGCCTATGCCACTTTCGTTGTACAAAATATTTTTAAACCCCTGGGAGAACCTTGGTTTAGCTTATATATTATCGTGGCAATTCCCGTTGCTTTTATTGTCTCGGCAATTATGGGATTGATCCTCGAAAGGGGGGCAATTCGCTTCCTCTACGGTAGACCCTTAGAAACCTTGCTGGCAACTTGGGGAGTAAGCCTGATTTTGCGGCAATTTGTGCGTAGTGTTAATTGGCTCTTGTTTATGTCTATCGGCGTTTTCTGCCTTTTGTTTTTTGGGGGGATGAAATTGGTCAAGCGTCGAGCTGATTGGTCAAGAATCAAGAATGGAGCGATCGCTTTACTGCTAGTTTTGTCTGTGGGAATTGCGATCGCTTTTTATTCTTTGCTAGGTAAAAATTCGGCTTTAACCAAAGCTTGGTTTAGTGCGAGAAATGTTGATGTTACAGCCCCTGCCTGGTTACGAGGCGGTACAGACGCACTAGGATTTCAGATGCCTTATGTACGTTTGTTCATTATCGGCTTGACGATAATTTGTTTGATAGGAGTTTATTGGTTTTTACAACGTTCTACTTGGGGTTTAAAAATACGTGCAGTAACTCAAAACCGTACTATGAGTTCATGTTTGGGCATTCCCACAGATAAAGTTGATGCCTTAACTTTTGCTTTGGGTTCAGGTTTAGCGGGAGTCGCTGGCTGTGCCGTTAGTTTGCTTGGTTCAGTGGGTCCAAATACAGGACAAAACTACATTGTTGATACCTTTATGGTAGTGGTAGTCGGTGGCGTGGGCAATCTTCTGGGGACAATCCTGGCAGCTATGGGCATTGGAATTATTAATTATTTGGTTGGTTCGGGGACCTTGGCTTTATTTTTGACTTCAATTAAGGCTTCTCAATCTTTAATTGATTTCTTCTTATTTTTTGCTACCAGTAGTATGGCAAAAGTAATGGTATTTGCCTTAATTATTACTTTCTTACAAATTAAGCCCGCAGGTTTATTTCCCCAAAAAGGAAGAACGGCAGAACTTTAA
- the urtA gene encoding urea ABC transporter substrate-binding protein has product MSQLGRRKFLLYSSTGILASLLLKGCADGGGGDTAADPCAGADPCAAANPCAAASGDGIKVGILHSLSGTMAISETTVVDAEMLAIDEINAAGGVLGKQIIPVKEDGASDWPTFAEKAAKLIDQDKVVTVFGCWTSASRKAVLPVFEEKKHMLWYPVQYEGQECSNNVFYTGATPNQQIEPAVDWLLENKGKEFFLVGSDYVFPRTANTIIKEQLAAKGGTTAGEDYLPLGDTEVTPIIAKIKAALPNGGVIFNSLNGDSNVAFFKQMQGAGLGPDKYPVMSVSVAEEEVRQIGPEYLKGHYASWNYYQTVETPVNNKFVSDFKAKYGEDRVTNDPMESAYIMVYLWKQAVEQAGTTDLEPVRAAAVGQSFDAPQGKVEMQPNHHISQTVRLGQVRDDGLFDIVWSTEGSLKPIPWNQYVKETKGFGCDWTDPNKGGKYKEA; this is encoded by the coding sequence ATGTCACAATTAGGAAGACGTAAATTTTTACTTTATAGTTCTACAGGAATCTTAGCTAGCTTACTATTGAAGGGATGTGCTGATGGAGGAGGAGGCGATACTGCTGCCGATCCCTGTGCTGGAGCAGACCCTTGTGCTGCTGCTAATCCCTGTGCTGCTGCCAGTGGAGATGGAATTAAAGTCGGTATATTACACTCCTTAAGCGGGACGATGGCGATTAGTGAAACCACTGTAGTCGATGCAGAAATGCTCGCGATCGATGAAATTAATGCTGCGGGAGGGGTTTTAGGTAAGCAAATTATTCCTGTTAAGGAAGATGGTGCATCGGATTGGCCCACCTTTGCCGAAAAAGCAGCTAAATTAATCGATCAAGATAAGGTAGTTACGGTTTTTGGTTGTTGGACTTCTGCCAGTCGAAAAGCAGTATTGCCCGTATTTGAAGAGAAAAAACATATGTTGTGGTATCCCGTGCAATACGAGGGACAGGAATGCTCCAACAACGTATTCTATACAGGTGCAACACCCAACCAACAGATTGAGCCCGCAGTAGATTGGCTACTAGAAAACAAAGGCAAAGAGTTTTTCTTAGTTGGTTCAGATTATGTATTTCCTCGTACTGCTAATACGATTATTAAAGAGCAATTAGCAGCTAAGGGTGGAACAACTGCTGGTGAAGACTATTTACCCCTTGGCGATACTGAAGTAACTCCGATTATTGCCAAAATCAAAGCAGCATTGCCTAATGGTGGTGTAATCTTTAATAGTCTCAATGGAGATAGTAATGTCGCATTCTTCAAACAGATGCAAGGTGCAGGCTTAGGTCCCGATAAGTATCCTGTAATGTCTGTAAGTGTGGCTGAAGAAGAAGTAAGACAAATTGGACCAGAATACCTCAAAGGGCATTATGCTTCTTGGAACTACTATCAAACTGTAGAAACTCCTGTCAATAACAAGTTTGTCTCAGATTTCAAAGCTAAATATGGCGAAGATCGGGTAACTAACGATCCGATGGAATCAGCATATATTATGGTTTATCTGTGGAAACAAGCAGTTGAACAAGCTGGTACTACAGATTTAGAGCCCGTTAGAGCAGCAGCAGTGGGACAATCATTCGATGCGCCTCAAGGCAAAGTAGAAATGCAGCCTAATCATCATATTTCCCAGACTGTACGTCTCGGACAAGTAAGAGATGATGGACTATTTGATATTGTCTGGTCTACCGAAGGATCTTTAAAGCCTATTCCTTGGAATCAATACGTGAAAGAAACTAAAGGCTTCGGTTGTGACTGGACCGATCCTAATAAAGGCGGAAAGTACAAAGAGGCTTAA
- the ureA gene encoding urease subunit gamma, giving the protein MQLSPQEQDKLTIFTVGLLAERRKNKGLKLNYPEAIAYISAAILEGAREGRSVAELMSYGTTILSRDEVMEGIPEMIHEVQVEATFPDGTKLVTVHNPIQ; this is encoded by the coding sequence ATGCAGTTATCACCCCAAGAACAAGACAAATTAACTATTTTTACCGTAGGGTTGCTTGCCGAACGACGTAAAAATAAGGGCTTAAAACTGAATTATCCGGAAGCGATCGCCTATATTTCGGCAGCTATTTTGGAAGGTGCCAGGGAAGGAAGATCTGTCGCCGAGTTGATGAGCTATGGCACAACTATACTTAGCCGAGACGAGGTGATGGAGGGGATTCCGGAAATGATTCATGAAGTTCAGGTAGAAGCCACCTTCCCCGACGGAACAAAGTTAGTTACAGTCCATAACCCAATTCAGTAA
- the ureB gene encoding urease subunit beta, translating into MIPGEIITQSGTIELNQDRETLEIEVANTGDRPIQVGSHFHFYEVNSALQFDREATKGMRLNIPAGTAVRFEPGDEKIVNLVAIAGSREIYGFNGLVEGKV; encoded by the coding sequence ATGATTCCAGGAGAAATAATTACCCAATCAGGGACAATTGAATTAAATCAAGATCGGGAGACTTTAGAAATAGAGGTTGCTAATACAGGCGATCGCCCTATCCAAGTCGGTTCTCATTTTCATTTCTATGAGGTGAATTCTGCACTTCAATTTGACCGTGAGGCTACCAAAGGAATGCGACTTAATATTCCTGCTGGTACCGCCGTTCGATTCGAGCCAGGGGATGAGAAAATTGTCAACTTAGTTGCGATCGCCGGCAGCAGAGAAATTTATGGTTTTAATGGCTTAGTTGAAGGAAAAGTCTGA
- the ureG gene encoding urease accessory protein UreG gives MSKSVARLGIGGPVGSGKTALLECLVPMLTRQNIEVAVVTNDLLTTEDADRLKRKGFLPESKIIGVETGSCPHTAIREDPTMNLLAVKDLELLYPQLDLIFIESGGDNLASTFSYDLVDSYIFVIDVGAGDDIPRKNGPGFVQADLVVINKIDLAPYVGADLDLIRQQAPEHRRGKPIFYTNCKTGNGLERVRDFILETVLFREIVGNTN, from the coding sequence ATGAGTAAATCTGTTGCGAGGTTGGGAATAGGAGGTCCAGTAGGCAGCGGTAAAACCGCTCTGTTGGAGTGTTTAGTACCAATGCTAACTCGTCAGAATATTGAAGTAGCGGTAGTCACCAACGATCTTCTAACGACTGAAGATGCGGATCGCCTCAAGCGAAAAGGATTTTTACCTGAGTCGAAAATTATCGGTGTCGAAACAGGTAGCTGCCCCCACACAGCTATTCGTGAAGATCCGACCATGAATTTACTAGCTGTAAAAGATCTGGAGTTGCTTTACCCTCAATTAGATTTAATTTTTATTGAAAGTGGTGGCGATAACTTAGCTTCTACTTTTAGTTATGATTTGGTTGACTCTTATATCTTTGTGATCGATGTTGGTGCCGGGGATGATATACCCCGTAAAAATGGTCCAGGTTTTGTCCAGGCTGATTTGGTTGTGATCAATAAAATAGATCTTGCTCCCTATGTCGGTGCCGACTTAGATTTGATCCGTCAACAAGCACCAGAACACCGACGAGGAAAACCTATTTTCTATACCAACTGTAAAACGGGAAATGGTTTGGAACGGGTGAGGGATTTTATTTTGGAAACGGTTTTATTCCGCGAAATCGTAGGTAATACTAATTAG
- a CDS encoding AbrB/MazE/SpoVT family DNA-binding domain-containing protein, which produces MKLKIRKIGNSLGASIPKELLEKLMVREGDSLYVTETPEGILLSPYDPEFAEVMEAAKDVSSRYKNALKKLAE; this is translated from the coding sequence GTGAAACTCAAAATTCGTAAAATTGGCAACTCACTAGGTGCAAGCATACCTAAAGAACTTCTCGAAAAATTGATGGTACGAGAAGGGGACTCTTTATATGTCACAGAAACACCTGAAGGAATTTTACTCTCTCCTTACGATCCAGAATTTGCCGAAGTTATGGAAGCAGCAAAAGATGTAAGTTCTCGCTATAAAAATGCTCTGAAAAAATTAGCGGAATGA
- a CDS encoding type II toxin-antitoxin system death-on-curing family toxin codes for MSNIRFLTVKQVKAIHQQQILNFGGSPGILDESKLESAVFRAQNLANYNPEATIYDLAATIGWGIANNHSFVDGNKRTAFVVMAVFLQINGILLTASEVDVVHIMLAVASNQMSQEQLSDWLNEFSVARF; via the coding sequence ATGAGCAACATCAGGTTTTTGACTGTTAAACAAGTTAAAGCAATTCATCAACAGCAAATATTAAATTTTGGTGGTTCTCCAGGAATACTAGATGAAAGCAAGTTAGAAAGTGCCGTGTTCAGAGCGCAAAATTTGGCTAACTACAATCCAGAAGCTACTATTTACGATCTTGCAGCAACTATTGGTTGGGGAATAGCTAACAATCACAGTTTTGTTGATGGTAATAAGCGCACCGCATTCGTCGTCATGGCAGTTTTCCTGCAAATTAATGGAATCTTGCTAACTGCTTCTGAAGTTGATGTAGTTCATATTATGCTTGCTGTAGCTTCTAATCAAATGTCACAGGAGCAATTAAGTGATTGGCTGAATGAGTTTTCAGTAGCTAGATTTTAA
- a CDS encoding urease accessory protein UreD gives MVQNIEKVKYQNNLELIVGSNQACQTICDHQYTSFPLRLSPIFRLEGISSERAYLYLINTSPGLLAGDELNISLQLAANSQLYLTDQAATKVHPMPEINSKASVNSQIIVNANASLELVPEPIILYSESALEQNTTINLDSTARLFLTEIILPGRLAKQEYYDFDYYFNRLQVTDLKGTLLFTDAMRLMGKENPFKNNKLFAPLPIMGSAIAVLPNIDLNLLTTHIENIELANCPNIEVATTILPSGNGVLIRALANKTTELKKYFRYALNCIRAITNQSSLPHIPK, from the coding sequence ATGGTACAAAATATTGAAAAAGTCAAATATCAAAATAACCTGGAATTGATAGTCGGTTCTAATCAAGCTTGCCAAACGATTTGCGATCATCAGTACACTTCTTTTCCTCTGCGTTTATCTCCCATATTTCGTTTAGAAGGAATTAGTTCTGAGCGAGCCTATCTATATTTAATTAATACTTCTCCTGGCTTACTCGCTGGAGATGAGTTAAATATTTCTCTGCAACTAGCGGCAAACAGCCAGTTATATCTCACAGATCAGGCTGCGACTAAAGTGCATCCCATGCCAGAAATTAACAGTAAAGCCAGTGTTAACTCTCAAATCATAGTTAATGCAAATGCTAGTTTAGAGCTTGTTCCTGAACCAATTATTCTTTATAGTGAATCAGCTTTAGAGCAAAATACGACAATTAATTTGGATTCTACAGCTAGATTGTTTTTAACTGAAATAATTCTCCCAGGTAGATTAGCCAAGCAAGAATATTATGATTTTGACTATTATTTTAACCGTTTGCAAGTGACAGACTTAAAAGGCACATTGTTGTTTACTGATGCAATGCGTTTAATGGGAAAAGAGAATCCGTTCAAAAATAATAAGCTGTTTGCACCTTTACCCATTATGGGAAGTGCGATCGCTGTACTACCAAATATTGATCTGAATCTTCTGACTACACACATCGAGAATATAGAATTAGCCAATTGTCCCAATATAGAAGTGGCAACAACGATTCTACCTAGTGGTAATGGTGTTCTAATTCGGGCTTTAGCTAACAAGACTACTGAACTTAAAAAATATTTTAGGTACGCCCTTAACTGTATACGTGCAATAACTAATCAATCTTCTTTACCCCATATTCCCAAGTAA